A genomic stretch from Malus domestica chromosome 15, GDT2T_hap1 includes:
- the LOC103400445 gene encoding uncharacterized protein At1g15400, protein MAEGLQRSESTFRRQGSSGLIWDDKFLQRALNQVEAEKQAEAAQQAEGGGGGAAGPTMERSRSNGGKGYRTVKVSPQATDPPSPKVSGCGICGAFGKPKPASARRPRSNKRRS, encoded by the coding sequence ATGGCTGAGGGGCTTCAGAGGTCTGAGAGCACGTTTAGGAGGCAGGGCTCGTCGGGCTTGATTTGGGACGACAAGTTTCTACAGCGGGCGCTGAACCAAGTGGAGGCGGAGAAGCAGGCGGAGGCAGCTCAGCAGGCTGagggcggcggcggcggcgcgGCAGGACCTACCATGGAGCGGAGCCGATCCAACGGAGGAAAGGGGTATCGGACGGTCAAGGTTTCGCCGCAAGCGACGGACCCGCCTTCCCCGAAAGTCTCCGGCTGTGGGATCTGCGGCGCGTTTGGAAAACCGAAGCCGGCGTCGGCGCGTCGGCCGAGATCGAACAAGCGAAGGTCGTAG
- the LOC103400530 gene encoding zinc finger CCCH domain-containing protein 32-like: MEEELVKRNTDCVYFLASPLTCKKGIDCEFRHSKIARLNPKECWYWLAGNCLNPTCAFRHPPLDGHGGTPSESSPPSVTSNKTSVPCYFYSNGFCSKGDKCSFLHDTDGNASNGKSSKTASACNEALALTSENEAAAGNGALARISESKAPAGNEALARTSENKAPAGNEALALNSETKASVGNDTMSAPRITHLNPSETASKAIVGTRFHYKENLSYFEQRVQRDVPQKSVYTQISTSGDEETGEIRSDSLPEDSSIRTKSHSWTDQSSEDEDGDLVPEERWESSPGFDVLVDGKSDNLGCDDDQEYFPTLHGEHRELNSRFLGYDFENPDEYVPEYPDARLLHDRDMYNDCLDTRIIFGNQGPNPVYTKERMSDSMFSSKRKHMPRELFDGDEDFLDLRDRLRRRRVTDGRSITGLSRRHESLGLFGRPQRHGLGRGLHGRLASVMGNNTYESLRGNGAFSNGGIQRGSLRHAQEFRYKKHHKERRPAKQQFPWSEISKKPFPREKRCAGQPTTFTGPKSLAQIREEKRKAEENGGSIGVPKRARRTVDFQGPKPLKEILKEKGKIPD, encoded by the exons ATGGAGGAAGAGTTGGTGAAGAGAAACACCGATTGCGTCTATTTCTTGGCTTCTCCTCTCACATGCAAGAAG GGAATTGATTGCGAGTTTCGACACAGCAAGATTGCGAGGCTCAACCCGAAGGAATGCTGGTACTGGTTGGCTGGGAATTGTCTCAACCCGACCTGTGCTTTTCGACACCCT CCCTTGGATGGGCATGGTGGAACACCATCAGAGTCTTCCCCGCCTTCTGTGACTTCAAACAAGACCAGTGTTCCTTGTTACTTTTACTCCAATGGCTTCTGCAGCAAAGGTGATAAATGCTCTTTCTTGCATGATACTGATGGTAACGCATCAAATGGGAAATCTTCAAAGACAGCCTCTGCATGTAATGAAGCACTTGCACTTACTTCAGAAAACGAGGCAGCTGCAGGGAATGGAGCACTTGCACGCATCTCAGAAAGCAAGGCACCTGCAGGAAACGAAGCACTTGCACGCACTTCAGAAAACAAGGCACCTGCAGGAAACGAAGCACTTGCACTTAATTCAGAAACCAAGGCATCTGTAGGAAATGACACAATGTCAGCGCCAAGAATCACACATCTCAACCCTTCTGAAACTGCCTCGAAGGCAATAGTTGGTACAAGATTCCATTACAAAGAGAATCTTAGTTATTTTGAGCAGCGGGTACAAAGAGATGTTCCACAGAAAAGTGTCTATACTCAGATTTCTACGTCTGGAGATGAAGAGACTGGTGAAATTAGGTCAGACTCGCTTCCAGAAGATAGCTCTATTCGTACCAAATCTCATTCATGGACAGATCAGAGTTCAGAGGATGAAGATGGTGACCTTGTGCCAGAGGAACGCTGGGAATCCTCCCCAGGATTTGATGTTCTTGTTGATGGAAAATCAGACAATTTGGGTTGTGACGATGATCAGGAGTACTTTCCAACACTTCACGGGGAGCACAGGGAGCTGAATAGCCGCTTCTTGGGCTATGATTTTGAAAATCCAGACGAGTATGTTCCCGAATATCCTGATGCTAGACTTCTACATGACAGAGATATGTACAATGACTGTCTGGATACCAGGATTATTTTTGGTAATCAGGGACCAAATCCGGTCTACACGAAGGAGAGAATGTCGGATTCGATGTTCTCCAGCAAGAGGAAACATATGCCAAGGGAACTGTTCGATGGTGACGAGGATTTTTTGGATCTCCGAGACCGCCTGAGAAGGCGAAGAGTGACTGATGGTCGTTCAATTACAGGCTTATCAAGAAGGCACGAATCACTTGGATTGTTTGGCAGGCCTCAAAGACATGGACTGGGTAGGGGGTTGCATGGAAGATTGGCATCAGTAATGGGAAATAACACTTATGAATCACTTAGGGGGAATGGAGCTTTCTCCAATGGTGGAATTCAACGCGGTTCACTTAGGCATGCACAGGAATTTAGATATAAGAAGCATCACAAGGAGAGAAGGCCGGCAAAGCAGCAGTTTCCTTGGTCCGAAATCTCAAAGAAACCATTTCCAAGGGAGAAGAGATGTGCAGGGCAGCCAACTACCTTTACAGGACCCAAGAGCCTTGCCCAGATcagagaagagaagaggaaaGCAGAAGAAAATGGGGGTAGCATTGGGGTACCAAAACGCGCGAGAAGAACAGTGGATTTCCAGGGTCCGAAACCCTTGAAAGAAATTCTAAAAGAGAAGGGGAAGATACCTGACTAG
- the LOC103400532 gene encoding NADH-cytochrome b5 reductase-like protein: MATFFQRLSKAAPIAFSSSFRGQSKSSFRIPFGAVAAVSGGISYLCYYSSPDLAYLDEDKEQAGPKVALNPDKWIEFKLQDTARVSHNTQLFRFTFDPTVKLGLDVASCLITRAPLGQDAEGKPKYVIRPYTPISDPDSKGYFDLLIKVYPEGKMSQHFASLKPGDVVEVKGPIEKLRYTPNMKKHIGMIAGGSGITPMLQVIEAILKNPDDTTQVSLLYANVSPDDILLKQKLDILAASHPNLKVFYTVDNPTKSWKGGKGYISKDIAVKGLPAPGEDTLVLVCGPPGMMKHISGDKAKDWSQGEVTGILKELGYTEEMVYKF, encoded by the exons ATGGCTACCTTCTTCCAGAGGCTTTCCAAGGCGGCGCCGATCGCCTTCAGCAGCTCGTTCCGAGGCCAATCGAAGTCCAGCTTTCGTATTCCTTTCGGAGCTGTCGCAGCCGTCTCCGGCGGAATCTCCTACCTCTGCTACTATTCCTCGCCGGATTTG GCTTATCTAGACGAAGACAAAGAACAAGCTGGCCCAAAAGTTG CACTTAATCCAGACAAGTGGATTGAATTCAAGTTGCAAGATACTGCAAGGGTTAGCCACAATACACAATTATTCAG GTTTACATTTGATCCAACTGTTAAGTTGGGTTTAGATGTTGCTTCATGTCTCATTACGAG GGCTCCATTAGGACAAGATGCTGAAGGGAAACCAAAATATGTCATACGCCC GTATACTCCTATTTCAGATCCAGATTCCAAGGGATACTTTGACTTGTTAATTAAG GTGTATCCAGAAGGAAAAATGAGCCAACATTTCGCAAGCTTAAAACCAGGCGATGTAGTTGAAGTGAAGGG GCCCATTGAAAAACTTAGATATACTCCCAACATGAAGAAACATATAGGCATG ATTGCTGGTGGTTCGGGTATTACTCCAATGCTTCAGGTTATTGAGGCCATACTGAAAAATCCTGATGACACGACTCAG GTGTCACTTCTTTATGCAAACGTCTCCCCAGATGACATACTgcttaaacagaaacttgacATACTAGCAGCTAGCCACCCAAATCTAAAG GTATTTTACACGGTAGATAATCCAACAAAGAGTTGGAAAGGGGGAAAAGGTTACATATCAAAGGACATTGCAGTTAAAGGCTTACCTGCTCCTGGTGAAGATACTCTCGTCCTG GTATGTGGTCCTCCTGGGATGATGAAACATATATCTGGTGACAAGGCTAAAGACTGGTCTCAAGGAGAG GTCACTGGCATACTAAAAGAACTTGGATACACTGAAGAAATGGtttacaaattttga
- the LOC103400448 gene encoding nudix hydrolase 19, chloroplastic: MVRLYLLSSSTHLLSFCRKSTLHTLTIRALSSTSTAATMSISLQSHAFAGNPLLSKTPNPSDPFSPSQALETLKTQLLEGAQLPSSLGFKVLPFRKGRPLASSSGGAGDSVPNWHLGWISLSECKGFLANCGVQLSGESLVYLGSRPEDDVVYWAIDVSAESKLVTELGSKQLCFVELRTLMVATDWADARAMGELAIAGHARALLEWHSISQFCGHCGEKTVPKEAGRRKQCSSEQCRKRVYPRVDPVVIMLVIDRENDRALLSRQFRFVPRMWSCLAGFIEPGESLEEAVRRETWEETGIEVGEVVYHSSQPWPVGPSSMPCQLMVGFFAYAKSLEINVDKEELEDAQWHSREDVKRALTFAEYKKAQRTAASRVEQMCKGVEKEQSLSADFNVESGELASMFIPGPFAIAHHLISSWAYQDATDGAAALKQSSGSTSNL; the protein is encoded by the exons ATGGTCCGGCTCTATCTCCTCTCTTCTTCCACTCACCTCCTTTCTTTCTGTAGAAAATCCACTCTCCACACCCTGACCATACGAGCTCTTTCTTCCACCTCCACCGCCGCCACCATGTCCATAAGCCTCCAGTCCCACGCCTTCGCTGGCAATCCTCTGCTATCCAAGACCCCAAATCCCAGCGACCCGTTTTCACCATCCCAAGCCCTCGAGACCCTCAAGACCCAACTTTTGGAAGGGGCCCAATTGCCCTCTTCCCTCGGCTTCAAGGTTCTGCCCTTCAGAAAGGGCAGGCCTTTAGCCTCCTCCAGCGGTGGGGCCGGCGATTCCGTGCCAAATTGGCATCTGGGTTGGATCAGTTTGTCTGAGTGTAAAGGTTTCCTGGCCAATTGTGGGGTTCAGCTGAGTGGAGAGTCGCTGGTTTATCTGGGTTCTCGGCCCGAAGACGATGTCGTTTATTGGGCAATTGATGTTTCTGCTGAGAGTAAATTGGTTACTGAATTGGGTAGCAAGCAATTGTGTTTTGTTGAGCTGAGGACGCTTATGGTGGCTACTGATTGGGCTGATGCTCGAGCTATGGGGGAGTTGGCTATTGCTGGACAT GCCAGGGCTTTGCTAGAATGGCATAGTATATCACAGTTTTGTGGACATTGTGGAGAAAAAACAGTCCCCAAGGAAGCTGGGAGGCGGAAGCAATGTTCTAGTGAGCAGTGCAGAAAGCGGGTCTACCCTCGTGTTGATCCG GTTGTCATAATGTTAGTCATTGATAGAGAGAATGACCGTGCTCTACTAAGTAGACAGTTTCGATTTGTACCTCGAATGTGGAGCTGCTTAGCTGGTTTTATAGAG CCAGGAGAAAGCTTAGAAGAAGCAGTGAGGAGAGAAACGTGGGAGGAGACCGGAATTGAAGTAGGAGAAGTTGTCTATCATAGCTCTCAGCCATGGCCTG TTGGACCAAGTAGCATGCCGTGCCAGTTGATGGTTGGGTTTTTTGCATATGCAAAGTCACTTGAAATAAATGTGGACAAGGAAGAGTTGGAAG ATGCTCAGTGGCACAGTAGAGAAGATGTAAAGAGAGCTTTGACATTTGCTGAGTACAAGAAGGCACAGAGAACGGCGGCATCAAGGGTAGAACAGATGTGCAAAGGAGTAGAGAAAGAGCAGAGCTTGTCTGCCGACTTCAATGTTGAAAGTGGCGAACTCGCCTCCATGTTTATACCCGGGCCATTTGCAATTGCCCATCACCTTATCTCTTCATGGGCCTATCAGGATGCAACCGATGGTGCTGCAGCTCTAAAACAATCTAGCGGTTCTACTTCGAATTTGTAG